One segment of Alistipes finegoldii DSM 17242 DNA contains the following:
- a CDS encoding M16 family metallopeptidase yields MIEYKKKILANGLTVVVNRDPVSKLAAVNILYKAGARNENPERTGFAHLFEHLMFRGTRRIPNFDLPVQMACGDNNAFTNNDYTDFYITLPKDNVETALWLESDRMEGLDITPEKLETEKRVVIEEFRQRYLNQPYGDQPMLLRALAYKVHPYRWATIGLTPEHIAQATPDEVQAFYRAHYRPSNAILSISADIDEEKMLDLAEKWFEPLANRPAAPDHIRQEPVQTAPRREVAERDVPATTVSLAFHMGGRTSPDFYIADLVSDLLAGGDSARLYTHLVKEQRLLSSVNAYISGDVDPGLFVFTGQLLPETTPEQAEAAFRAEIEALRTRPATDYEVEKVKNKFEANTLFGELNVMNKAMNLGFYEMLGDLPLVNREVAAYRAVTTDDIIDFSRRTFRPENCSTLIYKASK; encoded by the coding sequence ATGATCGAATACAAAAAGAAAATACTGGCGAACGGACTCACGGTCGTCGTCAACCGCGACCCGGTCTCGAAGCTCGCCGCGGTAAACATCCTCTATAAAGCAGGCGCACGCAACGAAAATCCCGAACGCACGGGGTTCGCGCATCTGTTCGAACACCTCATGTTCCGCGGTACGCGCCGCATACCCAACTTCGACCTGCCGGTGCAGATGGCCTGCGGCGACAACAACGCCTTCACCAACAACGACTATACCGATTTCTACATCACCCTGCCGAAAGACAACGTCGAGACGGCCCTGTGGCTCGAAAGCGACCGCATGGAGGGGCTCGACATCACGCCCGAAAAACTCGAAACCGAGAAGCGCGTGGTGATCGAGGAGTTCCGCCAGCGCTACCTCAACCAGCCCTACGGCGACCAACCGATGCTGCTGCGGGCGCTGGCCTACAAGGTCCACCCCTACCGCTGGGCCACCATCGGGCTGACGCCCGAACATATCGCCCAAGCGACGCCCGACGAGGTGCAGGCCTTCTACCGCGCCCACTACCGCCCTTCGAACGCCATTCTTTCGATCTCGGCCGACATTGACGAAGAGAAGATGCTCGATCTGGCCGAAAAGTGGTTCGAGCCGCTCGCCAACCGGCCTGCGGCCCCGGACCACATCCGTCAGGAACCGGTCCAGACCGCACCACGCCGCGAGGTCGCCGAGCGCGACGTCCCCGCCACGACGGTTTCGCTGGCCTTCCACATGGGCGGACGCACCTCGCCCGACTTCTACATCGCCGACCTCGTGTCGGACCTGCTGGCCGGCGGCGACTCGGCGCGGCTCTACACCCATCTGGTCAAGGAGCAGCGGCTGCTCTCGTCGGTGAACGCCTACATTTCGGGCGACGTCGATCCCGGACTCTTCGTCTTCACGGGCCAGCTCCTGCCGGAGACGACACCCGAACAGGCCGAAGCGGCCTTCCGCGCCGAAATCGAAGCGCTCCGGACCCGGCCTGCGACGGATTACGAGGTCGAGAAGGTCAAAAACAAGTTCGAAGCCAACACGCTCTTCGGCGAACTGAACGTAATGAACAAGGCGATGAACCTCGGCTTCTACGAGATGCTGGGCGACCTGCCGCTCGTCAACCGCGAGGTTGCGGCCTACCGGGCCGTCACTACCGACGACATCATCGACTTCAGCCGCCGCACGTTCCGGCCCGAAAACTGTTCCACCCTCATTTACAAAGCAAGCAAATGA
- a CDS encoding M16 family metallopeptidase, with protein MTQPPLVIPATVEVPQAEKTTLANGATLYTLASDDFEVLRITFVFRAGSAVQRVPFSASAAANMLAEGTRDMTAQQIAEQLDYYGSYFDVNIDRDYAYISFCTLSKFFGQTLAVAEQVLLHPTFPEEELRTYCAKRKQRLAIERTKVDVEAREAFARTMFGPEHPYGISADENDYDRLTRADVAEFYARHYTAANGFVVCSGRIGEQEREAVAALAERLPRSESETGTPFPAPVTRHEAFVEHPGAVQSSIRIGRMLFPRQHPDFLGMQVVASVLGGYFGSRLMQNLREERGYTYGVVAAMVNFEQAGYFAVATQVGTDVTRDALREIYAEIERLRTEPMPDEELSLVKNIMIGEMMRILDGPFGIADVTIENILCGWDHTVIGENIRRIQAMTPADIQRLAQKYLAREDLVTVIAGDPIPEERQAPEEKADRQ; from the coding sequence ATGACACAACCGCCTCTCGTAATACCCGCGACCGTCGAGGTCCCGCAGGCCGAAAAGACGACGCTCGCCAACGGCGCCACGCTCTACACGCTCGCCTCGGACGACTTCGAAGTGCTGCGCATCACCTTCGTGTTCCGCGCCGGATCGGCCGTGCAGCGGGTTCCCTTCTCGGCATCGGCCGCGGCGAACATGCTCGCAGAAGGCACGCGCGACATGACGGCGCAGCAGATCGCCGAACAGCTCGACTATTACGGCTCCTATTTCGACGTCAACATCGACCGGGACTACGCCTATATCAGCTTCTGCACGCTCTCCAAATTCTTCGGACAGACGCTGGCCGTGGCCGAGCAGGTGCTCCTGCATCCGACATTTCCGGAGGAGGAGCTGCGCACCTACTGCGCCAAGCGCAAACAGCGGCTGGCCATCGAGCGTACGAAAGTGGACGTCGAAGCCCGCGAAGCGTTCGCCCGGACGATGTTCGGTCCCGAACACCCCTACGGCATTTCGGCCGACGAAAACGATTACGACCGCCTGACGCGGGCCGACGTCGCGGAATTCTACGCCCGCCATTACACGGCCGCCAACGGCTTCGTGGTGTGCAGCGGACGCATCGGCGAGCAGGAACGGGAAGCCGTGGCCGCCCTCGCGGAGCGGCTGCCGCGGTCGGAGTCCGAAACCGGGACGCCGTTTCCGGCGCCCGTAACCCGGCACGAAGCCTTCGTCGAACACCCCGGCGCCGTGCAGTCTTCGATCCGCATCGGACGCATGCTCTTCCCGCGCCAGCATCCCGACTTCTTGGGCATGCAGGTCGTGGCGTCGGTGCTGGGCGGCTACTTCGGATCGCGCCTGATGCAGAACCTGCGCGAAGAGCGCGGCTACACCTACGGCGTGGTGGCCGCCATGGTCAATTTCGAACAGGCGGGCTACTTCGCCGTCGCAACGCAGGTCGGCACCGACGTCACGCGCGACGCCCTGCGGGAGATCTACGCCGAAATCGAACGGCTGCGCACGGAGCCGATGCCCGACGAGGAACTTTCGCTGGTCAAGAACATCATGATCGGCGAAATGATGCGCATTCTCGACGGTCCGTTCGGCATCGCCGACGTCACGATCGAAAACATCCTCTGCGGCTGGGACCACACCGTCATCGGCGAGAACATCCGCCGCATACAGGCCATGACGCCCGCCGACATACAGCGTCTGGCGCAGAAATACCTCGCGCGCGAGGATCTGGTGACCGTCATCGCAGGCGACCCCATCCCGGAGGAGCGGCAGGCCCCGGAAGAAAAGGCGGATCGCCAGTGA
- the rsmA gene encoding 16S rRNA (adenine(1518)-N(6)/adenine(1519)-N(6))-dimethyltransferase RsmA: MEPDVTPDAGQGAKAAGRCDVLEVGCGMGVLTQFLLRRDDIVTYGAEIDPESVEYLHAHYPEFTPRLMEGDFLKMNLRELFPGGLKIIGNFPYNISSQIFFKVLENRDLVPECVGMIQKEVAVRLAEPPGSKEYGILSVLLQAWYDIEYLFTVNETVFNPPPKVKSAVIRLRRNGVERLACDETLFVKVVKASFGQRRKMIRNSLRSVFGNFGGAEHPFFTQRAEQLSVADFVELTDWVAANRT; this comes from the coding sequence ATAGAGCCGGATGTTACGCCGGATGCCGGGCAGGGGGCGAAAGCTGCCGGGCGCTGCGACGTGCTGGAGGTCGGGTGCGGCATGGGCGTGCTGACGCAGTTTCTGCTCAGGCGCGACGACATCGTCACCTACGGGGCCGAGATCGACCCGGAAAGCGTCGAATACCTGCATGCGCATTACCCCGAATTCACGCCGCGTCTGATGGAAGGCGACTTCCTGAAGATGAACCTGCGCGAACTGTTTCCCGGAGGGCTGAAAATCATCGGCAATTTTCCCTACAATATCTCTTCGCAGATATTCTTCAAGGTGCTGGAGAACCGCGATCTGGTGCCTGAATGCGTCGGCATGATCCAGAAGGAGGTCGCCGTGCGGCTGGCCGAACCTCCCGGCTCGAAGGAGTACGGCATTCTTTCGGTGCTTTTGCAGGCGTGGTACGACATCGAGTATCTTTTTACGGTCAATGAGACGGTTTTCAATCCGCCGCCCAAGGTCAAGAGCGCGGTGATCCGCCTGCGCCGCAACGGCGTCGAGCGGCTCGCCTGCGACGAAACGTTGTTCGTGAAAGTCGTGAAAGCCTCCTTCGGACAGCGGCGCAAGATGATCCGCAACTCGCTGCGGTCGGTATTCGGCAATTTCGGCGGCGCGGAGCATCCTTTCTTCACGCAGCGCGCCGAGCAGCTTTCGGTCGCCGACTTCGTGGAGCTGACCGACTGGGTTGCGGCGAACAGAACGTAG